In Diorhabda carinulata isolate Delta chromosome 6, icDioCari1.1, whole genome shotgun sequence, a single genomic region encodes these proteins:
- the LOC130895625 gene encoding replication factor C subunit 4: MHAFLKSGKLGDTSLKSASKPIKKPKSVPWVEKYRPKTVADVVEQNEAVSVLEQCILGADLPNLLFYGPPGTGKTSTILAAARQLFGDIYRERILELNASDERGIQVIRDKVKTFAQLTASGTRPDGKPCPPYKIVILDEADSMTHAAQAALRRTMEKETKTTRFCLICNYISRIIEPLTSRCTKFRFKPLNENMIFERLSYICKEEGISADDDTLTSLVDTSNGDMRRAITCLQSCAKLKGLQEKIDIDNVIEVTGIVPNHWLDEFLSVCKNLNDYSRLEEFIQKLMLEAYAASQILDQLNEKIVNSDEFNDKQKAVIGEKLGAVSFRLQDGGSEYIQLLDLGNSLFKANAMA, from the coding sequence ATGCATGCTTTTCTAAAATCCGGTAAACTAGGGGATACATCCTTGAAAAGTGCTTCGAAACCTATTAAGAAACCCAAATCGGTACCTTGGGTAGAAAAATATAGGCCCAAAACTGTAGCTGATGTTGTTGAACAAAATGAAGCGGTTTCAGTTCTTGAACAGTGTATTTTAGGTGCAGATTTACCAAATCTTTTGTTTTATGGTCCTCCGGGTACTGGAAAAACAAGTACAATTTTAGCAGCAGCAAGACAACTTTTTGGAGACATCTATAGAGAAAGAATTTTGGAACTTAATGCTTCTGATGAACGAGGAATTCAAGTTATTAGAGATAAGGTGAAAACGTTCGCACAGTTAACAGCTAGTGGCACCAGACCAGATGGCAAACCTTGTCCACCATATAAGATTGTAATACTAGATGAAGCAGATTCAATGACTCATGCAGCTCAAGCTGCTTTGCGTAGAACTAtggaaaaggaaacaaaaactACGAGATTCTGTTTAATATGTAATTATATATCAAGAATTATAGAACCTCTTACTTCTAGATGTACTAAATTTAGATTTAAACCATTAAATGAGAATATGATATTTGAAAGGTTGTCTTATATATGTAAGGAAGAAGGAATATCTGCCGACGACGATACTTTAACAAGTCTAGTGGATACAAGCAATGGGGATATGAGAAGAGCTATCACATGTCTACAAAGTTGTGCTAAACTCAAAGGATtgcaagaaaaaattgatattgacaATGTTATAGAAGTTACCGGAATAGTGCCAAATCATTGGCTTGATGAGTTTTTATCTGTGTGTAAAAATTTGAACGATTATTCACGTTTAgaagaatttattcaaaaactaatGTTAGAAGCATATGCAGCTTCCCAAATATTGGATcagttaaatgaaaaaattgtgaacagTGATGAGTTTAATGATAAACAAAAGGCAGTAATTGGGGAAAAGTTAGGAGCAGTTAGTTTTCGCTTACAAGATGGAGGTTCTGAATACATACAATTACTTGATTTAGGAAATTCCTTGTTTAAAGCTAATGCAATggcataa